ACGCCGCGCTGCGCGGGTAGATCGAGATCGCCACGGTCTTCGGTTTCGCCAGACGCAGGGCGCGCACGATGTGGCTGTCCTGCTCGCCCAGGGCGTGGCCGAAGATGCACAGGCTGTCGCCATGCTCCAGTAACTGGTCGTAGCAGAACGACAGGTAATCGGAGCTGCGGATGGTCTTGAGCTTGTCCGCGCTTGGCCCTTCGTTGACGAACAGCGGCACGTCGTCGAGGGTCTTGAGGGTGTTGTTGATCGCGAAACTGCCGAGCAGCGTGCCTTCGGTGGCGGTCAGTTTGCGGGCGCTGCCGTCCTGGTTGCGTACCAGATGCAGACCGCCGTGCAGGTACAGCAGACGCGGTTTTTCAGTGTGGCTTTCGCACAGATCGAAGCTGGCGTCGGGGCCGTTGAACAGGTCGTCGATGGCTTCGCCCCGGTGTTGCAGGGCCCAGTAGTTGAGCAGGTCGTAATTGGTGGTGAACACCGTGCGATAACTGGCCAGCTCGCGGTTCAGGATCGTCAGGGTCGACGCTTCGACCAGTCGCCACGGAATGTGCAAATCGTGGACGGCATTGATCAGCGCCTCCTTGATCGCGTAATAGCGATTGCGCGGCGCGGCCGAGCTGACGGCCAGTGCCTTGTTGACCCGGCTGGTGGTTTTCAGCGCGCCGAGCACCTGCTCGAAACTGCGCGTCTGCATGGCGTCGAACACGCTCAGTTCCGACGGGCTCAGCGGCTTTTCTTCCACTGTGCGAGCATTCTCGAACAGCGAATCGTAGCCGAAATCGTCCCACACCGCGCGGCTGGCGCCGTTGCCCACCAGCAAACCGCGAAAGTCGGTGGTGGCGCGTAACGCGTTCCAGTCTTCGAGGGTGGCGTCGACATCCAGAAAATCGGTCATTGCAGGGCACGTCTCAAAACAAGGGGCAGATGGGCGGCGACTTTATCACGAGCGGGCATTGAGCCAGATCAACATCCGCCGTGACCGATCGGTCGATCCTGTATGCATCCGCCGGATCGCAGGAGTCGATCCGGCCCCTGTCAGGAGACGCGCCATGAGCAGCACCTTTTTCATTCCCGCCGTAAACATCATGGGCAGCGGCTGCCTCGACGAGGCCATGAATGCCATCCGCAACTACGGTTTTCGCAAGGCGCTGATCGTTACCGACGCGGGCCTGGCCAAGGCTGGCGTGGCGACAATGATCGCCGAGAAACTGGCGATGCAGGACATCGATTCGGTGATCTTCGACGGCGCCAAACCCAACCCGAGCATCGCCAACGTCGAGGCCGGGCTGGCGCTGCTCAAGGACAGCCGCTGTGATTTCGTGGTGTCCCTCGGCGGCGGTTCGCCCCATGACTGCGCCAAGGGCATTGCCCTGTGCGCGACCAACGGCGGGCAGATCCGTGATTACGAAGGCGTCGATCAATCGGCCAAGCCGCAACTGCCGCTGATCGCCATCAACACCACGGCCGGCACCGCCAGCGAGATGACCCGCTTCTGCATCATCACCGACGAAACCCGCCACGTGAAAATGGCCATCGTCGACCGTAACGTCACGCCGCTGCTGTCGGTCAACGACCCGGCGCTGATGGTCGCCATGCCGAAGAGTCTGACCGCCGCCACCGGCATGGACGCACTGACCCATGCCATCGAAGCCTACGTGTCCACCGCCGCCAACCCGATCACCGACGCCTGTGCGCTGAAGGCGATGACCCTGATCAGCAACAACCTGCGACTGGCGGTACGCGACGGCAGCGATCTGGCGGCGCGGGAAAACATGGCGTATGCGCAGTTCCTCGCCGGCATGGCGTTCAACAATGCGTCCCTCGGTTACGTGCATGCGATGGCGCACCAGCTGGGCGGTTTCTACGACCTGCCTCACGGGGTTTGCAACGCGGTGCTGTTGCCCCATGTGCAGACGTTCAACGCGCTGGTCTGCGCTGATCGCCTCACCGATGTGGCCCACGCCATGGGTGCCGACATCCGTGGCTTCAGCCCGGAGGAGGGCGCAAAAGCCGCGATTGACGCGATCCGCTGCCTGGCCAAAGACGTCGACATCCCCGGCGGCTTGCGTGACCTCGGCGCCAAATGCACCGACATCCCTGTTCTTGCCGCCAATGCCCTGAAAGACGCCTGCGGTTTCACCAACCCGCGTGCGGCGGATCAGCGGCAGATCGAGGAAATTTTCCGCAGCGCGTTTTAAGCGGACGGACGATCGGGCGTGAACCTCGTGCAGAGCACCGCGCCCGCCGCCAGAAAGCAACACAGCAGCGACAGCGGCCATGCGTGTGGACCGGCCAGCAGGCTGGCCACCGCGCCGATCAACGCGGCCATCAATTGATGAATGAAACCGCTCAGGGCCATCGCGTAAGCGCCGGCAATCGGCGCTCCATCGTTGGCCCGCGAGAGGCTGATCGGATAGTTCAGCGACTGGCCGAACACGGCGCCGCAGTAAGGCAACCAAAGCAGCCAGGCAACGGAGCTGGCCAACAGGCTGCCAGCCAGCATCACCCCGCTTCCGGCCATCACCAGGCCCACACCCAACGCCATCAACCGATGCTGACCGGTACGCAGCACAAAGCGATTGACCGCCAGCGCCCCCAGAAAATACGCCGCACTGATCGGCCAGCCCAGCAGCCCGTAGTCGGTCGTCGACCAACCGAACGGGCCTTGCAGAATCAACGGCGCAGCGCTGTTGAACGCGATGATCACGCCATAACCCAGACCGCCCGCGAGCGCCGGCAGAAGAAACGCTCGATGGGTCAGAATCGTTCCGTATACCGCCCAGGGCGACACGGTTGCGGGTGCTTCGACGAGTTTCGGAAAATTCAGGCGCGAGACAATCGCGGCCATCAACAGGCTGACCGCACCCAGCAGATAGAAGATCGCCTGCCAGCCCAGCGTCACCTGAATCAGCGAGCCGGCGTATTGCCCGATCCCCAGAGCAACCACAAACGAAATCGAAATCCACGACAACGCTTTTGCCAGCAGATCGCCTCGGAAACTGTCACGGATCAGCACCCGCGCCATCACTGAAATGCCGCTGGCGCCGATCCCCTGAAGCAGTCGCAACAGCAGAAACGACTCCAGCGTCGAACCCAGCGGCAACGCCAGGTTCGCCAGCCCGTAAATCCCCAGCGCCGCCAGCAGCACCGGCTTGCGCCCGACGCGTTGTGCAAGGCTGCCCCAGAGCAACATCGGCAATGCCATGCCGATCAGGTACAGCGACAACCCCCAGGCCACCTGCGTTGCATCGACCTGCAAGTGCCCGGCGATCTGCGGCAACGCCGGCAGGTAAATGCTCATGCCCAGTTGGGCGAGGAACACGGTGGAGCAGGTGATGAGCAGGATGAGTCCGGGATTCATGAGTCGTCCGTGAAGGTTCAGCGGTCGCGATGGCCACCGTGAGTCAGTAACAGTCCGGTGATCAAATCACAGAATTGGTGGATCAGTGTCGATTCCATGTCGGCGCGCAGGGTCACGCGGATCGCGGCTTTACCTTGAGCCACCACCGGGAAGAACACGGCGCTGGTGAAAAAGCCGTGTTCGGCCAGTTCAATGGCAATTCGAGTGGCCAGGGCGGCCTCGCCACAGTTGATCAAACGGATGGCCATGGGGCTGCCGTGCTGTTCGGTGCTCACCAGACTGTCGAACAGACGAATATTGGCCTGGAGCTGAATCTGCAACGCGCGCAGCTCTGCACTGCGATGCAGCTGGATCGAGGCAAGGCCTGCACCGATGGCCGCGCAATTGAGGCTTTGCGACCAGTTGCTCGGCCCGCCGTAACGCTGGATCAATTTCCGCTGCCGCTCATTGCCGAGCATTACCAGACCACCGCTGGCCCCGAACGATTTGGCCAGTGACGCGACGATCAGACAGTCCTCATCCAGCGCCGGCATTCTTGGTCGTACAAGACCGGCGCCATTGCTGCCGACTGCCGACAGCGCGTGGGAATCATCCAGATACAGGAACAGGCCGTAACGTTCTTTCAGATATAGCAGACCGTCCAGATTGGCCACACCACCCATGCTGTAGGCACCGTCGGCGATATAGGCGACCGTTGTGTGGCGCTGGCACACCGATTCGAGAAAATCCATGTCGTTGTGGGGGCAGGTCAATACCTGGGTTTCGTCGGCGCAACTGGCCTTCAGGTGATTCATCGAATAGTGAGCCAGACGATCGAACACCATCACCGGCGGACGGCCCTGGGTAAACACACCACTGGCCAACTGCGGCAGGATCCCGGCGCTCGCGGCGCTGCAGGACAGAGTGCTCAGACACACCGCGCCAAACAATTGCGACAGCTCGCTTTCGTATCGGTCGAGCAGCGCCAGTTTGCAGCGGTTTTTCGAATTGGCAACGCGCAGAGTGCCGGTTTCCCGTAACGCCGCGATGGCGCCTTCGAGCAGGGCGGGGTGGTGATCCAGGCCCAGATAGGACGTGGTGCAGAAATGATGGAACCGGCGCCCGTGCTGATCGAGCAACTGGTTGCAGCCTTTGACTTCGACGTTGAGAGCGGCGATTTTTCCGGCTTCGGCGGCTTCCCAGTCGTGGTCGGCCAGCGCGATGACTTTGCGGTAGTTGGAGAAGGTGTTGGCGGATTCCGGCGAGTGATTCATAGGCAGCTCTCCTTGAGCATGGCAATCCATGGGGTGTTTCAATTTGTGTGTGTTGCCAGACTTTACAGAGAGCGATGCAGGGTCAGAATCGGCCTTGTCTGATAGCGTTGAGTGTTGTTGGAGTTTTTTCTGTAGGGGGATGTAGCGCTTGGCTGTAGGGCAATTGACTGCCTGCATCGAGAGCAACGCGGTTATCCTGCCGGGGTCCGCGAACCCTGTTAATGAGTGCCTCATGTTGCAGAAAAACCTGACCCGTCGCCTTGATCTGATAACCCTGCAACTGTTCGTCGCCGTGCACGAGGAAGGCACCCTGACCCGCGCGGCTGCTCGCGAGGCCATTGCCGTGTCGGCGGCGAGCAAGCGTTTGATGGAGCTTGAGGAGGCGCTCGGCATCAGCCTGTTCGTGCGTCAAGCCAAGGGCATGATCCTGACTCCGGCCGGCGAAACCCTGTTGCACCACGCCCGGCAGATGTTGTTCAACGTCGAGAAAATGGGCCTCGAACTGGGCGAGCACAGTCACGGCGTACGCGGTTATGTGCGGATGCTGGCGAACCTGTCGGCGATCATTCAGTTTCTACCGGAAGACCTGCGCGCCTTCACCGCGCAGCACCCGCAGGTCAAGACCGATCTTGAGGAGCGGCCCAGCGCCGGGGTGATTCAGGGTGTGCTTGATGGTGTGGCGGATCTGGGCATCTGTTCCTGCGACAGCGACGTCAAAAGCTTGCAGAGCGTGCACTATCGCCGGGACAAGCTGATGGTGGTCATGCTTCCCGCGCATCCGTTGGCCGGGCGCGAATCCGTGGCTTTCAGTGAAACCCTGGACAGCGATTATGTCGGCCTGCACGCCGCCAGTTCGATCAACATGCGTACCCACGCGGCCGCCCGTCAGGCCGGCAAGGTTCTGCGTATCCGCATCCATGTACCGGGATTCGATGCCATGTGCCGGATGGTTCAGGCCAACATGGGCATCGGCATCCTGCCTCAGCGTGCCTATGAATTGTTCGGTCGAGCGTTGGGACTGCAAGCGGTGCCGTTGACCGATGACTGGTCGGATCGTGATTTGATCGTGGTCGTACGAGACGAGGCCGGGTTGTCGCCGGTGAGCCGGCTCTTGTTCGAACATTTGCGCGCAGACACCTGAGCGTTCGCATTTGGCGAACGCTTGTTGCCGAGTGACGGCTGGATTGCAGCAATGACGTTCCTCTAGCCTTGGCCGCAATTCCAAGAACAAGAGGTATCTCGCGATGACTGCCCCGTTGAGTGCAATCAAAGTGATCGAAATCGGCACCCTGATCGCCGCGCCGTTTGCCGCGCGCATGCTTGCCGAATTCGGCGCCGACGTGATCAAGATCGAAGCCATGGGGCAGGGCGACCCGTTGCGCAAATGGCGCAAGCTGCACGAGGGGACGTCGCTGTGGTGGTACTTGCAATCGCGCAACAAGAAATCCCTGGCCCTCAACCTCAAGTCCGCCGAAGGCATCGAGCTGGTCAAGCAACTGGCGAGCGATGCCGATGTCATCGTCGAAAACCTGCGTCCCGGCGCGCTGGAAAAACTCGGTCTCGGCTGGGACGTGCTGCACGCGCTCAACCCTAACCTGACACTGGTGCGCATTTCCGGTTATGGCCAGACCGGCCCCTACCGCGACCGCCCCGGTTTCGGTGCGATCGGCGAGGCCATGGGCGGTATCCGCTACACCACCGGCACCCCCGGTTCGCCGCCGGCGCGGGTCGGGGTCAGCCTGGGTGATTCACTGGCGTCACTGCATGCGGTGATCGGCGCGCTGATGTCGCTGCTGCGGGTCAAGACCGGCCAGGGCGGTGGGCAGATCGTCGACGTATCGCTGGCCGAAAGCGTGTTCAACGTCATGGAAAGCCTGGTGCCGGAATACGACATGCTCGGTCACATCCGTGAGCGCAGCGGCGGCGCATTGCCGGGGATCGCACCGTCCAATACCTACCTCACGGCCGACGGCGCCTACGTGGTGATCGCCGGCAACAGCGACCCGATCTACAGGCGCCTGATGCAGGTGATCGGTCGCGATGATCTGGCCGACGCCGAAGAATTCGCCCACAACGACGGCCGTGCCGCGAAGAGTGGCCTGCTCGATGCGGCCATCACTCACTGGACCAGCAGCCTGCCGATCGACGACGTGCTCGCGGCCCTGGAAGTCGCCGAAGTACCGGCCGGGCGCATCTACTCGGTGGCCGATATCGTTGCCGATCCGCACTATCAGGCGCGGGACATGTTGCTCGACGCCGAACTGCCGGGCGGAACGACGGTGAAGATGCCGGGCATCGTGCCCAAACTCTCGGAAACGCCAGGAACGGTGAACTGGTCAGGCCCCGGGCTCGGCCAGCACACCGACGCCATTCTTGCCGGTCTCGGCTTGAGCGCTGCGGACATCGACCGCCTGAAAAAACAGGGGGTCGTGCAATGATCAGCGATTACTCGCAAGCCCTGATCGTCCAGGAAGTCTCGCCCCGGGACGGGTTGCAGATCGAGCCGACCTGGGTCGAGACCGAGGACAAGATCACCCTGATCAATCAACTGTCGCAGGCCGGATTCAGCCGCATCGAGGCCGGCTCGTTCGTTTCGCCGAAAGCGATCCCGGCCCTGCGCGATGGCGAGCAGGTGTTCAAGGGCATCCAGCGCCAGTCGGGGGTGATTTACGTCGCGCTGATTCCCAACCTCAAGGGCGCGCAACGGGCCCTGGAGGCCGAGGCCGACGAACTGAACCTGGTGATGTCCGCCAGCCAGACCCACAACCTGGCGAACATGCGCATGCGTTGCGAAGCCTCGTTGGCGGCGTTTGGCGAGATCGTGAGCTTCGTCAGCGGCTCGGGCGTGCGCCTCAACGGCAGCATCGCGACGACGTTCGGTTGTCCGTTTGAGGGCGTGATCGACGAAGACCGCGTGTTGCAAATCGTCGAGGCTTATCAGGCGCTCGGTATTCAGGGCATCACCCTGGCCGACACCACCGGCATGGCCAACCCGAGACAGGTCGATCGACTGGTGCGGCGGGTGTTGCAGCGCGTTCCGGCGCAAGACCTGACCCTGCACTTCCACAACACCCGAGGCCTGGGTTTGTGCAACGTGCTGGCGGCCTACGAAGCGGGTGCCCGGCGTTTCGACGCGGCACTGGGCGGGCTCGGCGGCTGTCCGTTTGCGCCCGGCGCATCGGGCAATATCTGCACCGAAGACCTGGTGAACCTGTGCGATGAAATGGGCATTCACACCGGCATCGACCTGCCGTTGCTGCTGAAACTCTCCCGCGGCTTGCCCGCGCTGCTGGGTCATGAGGTGCCCGGGCAACTGGCCAAGGCCGGACGCAATTGCGACCTGCACCCGCTTCCCACCTGATTCACGCGCTCACTGACTCAACCCGAACCAGACAACAAAAACAATCGGACGCCCACCGGCAGTCCGCCTGGAGAAAAAACTATGAGCCTCAATGTAATGGAGGCGGGCACGAGCCCGTCCGTCGATCACGACGCCGAAAAAGCCTTGGTCAGCAAAGTCGCCTGGCGCCTGATGCCGTTGATCATGGTCTGCTATCTGTTCGCCTTCTTCGACCGCATCAACATCAGCTTCGCCAAGTTCCAGTTGCAGGCTGACCTGAGCCTGAGTGACACCGCCTACGGTCTCGGTGCCGGGCTGTTCGTGGTCGGTTACGTGCTGTTCGAAGTGCCGAGCAACATGATGTTGTACAAGGTCGGCGCACGACGCTGGATCGCCCGGATCATGATGTCCTGGGGTGTGGCGACGGCGCTGATGGTGTTCGTCAACAGCGAATGGCAGTTCTACGTGCTGCGCTTTCTGATCGGCGCGATGGAAGCCGGTTTCGCCCCCGGCGTGTTGTATTACCTGACGCTGTGGTTCCCGCAGCATTTCCGTGGCCGCATCACGTCGATGCTGTTTCTGGCCTCGGCGTTTGCCGGGCTGGTCGGTGCGCCGTTCTCCGGACTGGTGCTGGAACACCTTGATGGCGTGTTGCAGATGCGCGGCTGGCACTGGTTGTTTCTGCTGGGGGGCGTGCCCTGCGTCGGCCTCGGCTTTCTGGTTTTGACCTTGCTCAAGGACCGCATCGAGGACGCTCACTGGCTGACTCCGGAAGAGAAAAAGCTGTTGGCCAGCCGCATCGCTCATCACGAACCGCACAAGAGCGGCGGTTCTTTGCTGGCGGCGCTGAAGATTCCGGGTTTCCTGACACTGGGATTGATCTACTTCCTGATCCAGGTTGCGTCCTACGGCCTGAATTTCTGGGCCCCGCAACTGATCCGCAGTGCCGGCACCGAGAGCCCGGTGATGATCGGACTGCTGACCTCGATCCCGTACATCTGTGGTGCGATCAGCATGGTGGTGATCGGTCGTCTGTCCGATGCCACGGGTGAGCGGCGCAAATTTGTCGCGGGGCTGGTGATTGTCGGTGCCATCGGCTTCTTCAGTGCGGGGATTTTCGCCAGTCACACCACGTTCCTGATCGTCGCTCTGGGGTTGCTGGGGGCCGGGATCATCGCGTCGATTCCGAGCTTCTGGACCCTGCCACCCAAACTGCTGGCGGGCGCTGGAGCGGGTGCGGCGGGCGGGATTGCGGTGATCAACACCCTGGGGCAGTTTGGCGGCATCGTCAGCCCGGTGATGGTCGGCCGGATCAAAGACCTGACCGGCAGCACCACACCTGCGCTGTATGTCATCGGTGTGGCGGCGCTGATTGCGGCGGCGTTGTTGCTGTGGGGGCTGCCGCAGAAGCTGCGCACGCTCGACAAATACTGAGGCTACGGCTGGTCGTTCCGGTGGCGGGAACGATCAGCCAGCCGGTACCGGTGATTTGGTTGCCGTCTCGCCGAACTGAATCAGCACCACCCCCGCAATCAGGAACGCCGCCCCGAAAGCCCGCGGGAATGTCAGGTGCTTTTGCATCAATCCGAACAACCCGAAGTGATCCAGCACCATCGAGGCCAGCACCTGGCCGGCCAGTGCCAGCGCGACAAAACCCGATGCCCCGAGTTTCGGCACCAGCATCACCGCCAGTGCCACAAAACACACCCCGAACGCGCCACCGGCCCACATCCACAGCGGCGCCTTGCCGATGAATGCCAGCGATGGCAACGGCAAACGCAGCGCGGCAATCACCGGCAACAACACCAGCACGCTGACCAGCAATGACGCCAACGTCGCCCATAACGGATGGCCCAGCCCCCGGGCCAGGTTGGTGTTGATCGCACTTTGAAACGGTACGACGGCCCCGGCCACTGCCGCCAGCAACAACAGACCGGTCCACTGCAACGTACTCATGATTACTCTCCAGCAAAGGTTTTGCTGGACTCTAGGGTATTCGTCGCGCAGATTTAAATTCTGTTTTGTCATGCGGAACATGCATCAGATGAATGATCTTCGGCGCATCGATCTCAACCTGCTGGTGATCCTCGACGCCTTGCTCGGCGAGCAGCACGTCACCCGTGCGGCCGAGCGTCTGCACTTGAGTCAACCGGCGGTCAGCCATGCGTTGGCCCGTTTGCGCGACTTGCTCGGTGATCCATTGCTGGTACGTGCCGGTTCAGGGCTGGTGCCTACCGCCCGGGCGCTGGAACTGGTTACACCTCTGGCCGAAGCCCTGGCCCAGGTGCAATCGCTGCTGGCGCCGAACACCTTCGACCCGGCCAGCGCGCGTCGGACCTTTCGGCTTGCGATGTCGGATTACGGAGCGGCAATTATCCTGCCCGGCCTGATTCGCACGTTGCGCGCGGAGGCTCCGGGCATTGATCTGCAAATCAGCCATGCCAGTCGCGAAGGGATGGTTGAAGGTTTGCTCAACGGCGACATTGACCTGGCTGCCGGCGTGCTCCCGGAGTTGCCCGGCGAGTTGCACAGCACGCCGCTGTTCGAAGAGCGCTATGTCTGCCTGCTGGATCGCCAGAGTCTTCCCGCCGAAGGTGTTCTCGACCTGCCAACCTACCTTTCCCGACCTCACGTCCTGTTGGAAATGCGCGGCAGCGGCACCCCGGAAATCGAACGTACCCTGACCGCCCTGCGCGAGCGCCGCCGCGTTGCCGTCAGCCTGCCGCACTGGAGCGTTGCGCCGCAGTTCATCAGTGGCACGGATCTGATCCTGACCGTGGCTTCGCGGGCGTTGAATGATATTGATGAGGAGGCGCTGATCGTCGTGCCGTCGCCGTTCGAGATCGCACCATTTACCTTTGTCTCGGCATGGCACAAGCGGCGGGGCGGGGATCAGGCGTTGAACTGGTTGAATCGGCGGATCGGGGAGGGGATAGTGCGCGGCTGAAAAACATCAAGGAGTGGGGCATGACAGTGAAGTCTGGAGTGATGGGGTGTCTGGCGCTTTGCGGGGCGCTGATGGCGGGGCAGGTGTGGGCTGATTGTGTGCCTGTGCCTGTGACGGGGGTACTGGACTATTCCGTGTGCAAGGAATGGCCGGCGTATCCGGGGCTGACTATTGGCGCAAAAGCTCTGTTCAAGCGCAAACCTACGCCGGGTGATGTCGACTCGAACGGCATCTATGACTTCGACTTGTCAGTTTTTCAGGACGGCAAAACAGAGCCACTTGCTACCTATCACCAGGCCGCTGCGTTTGAGCAGAATGGTGTGGCAGTGTATGAACTGACTCTTGATACTGCCCGTTACAAGCTCACTTCCGACCTTCGAGCGTTTGGTGTCCGAGTGCGGCTTTCAAACGGATCTCGCCTTACTCCAGTGGATGAAACTCAACTCTCGCTCTACGTGAGAGAGGGCGAAAAACTACGCCCGGTCCTGCGTCAGTTGGTTGTTTCTGAATATGGTGGCGAATGGGATGGCAATTGCGATAGCCAGCGCTTTGAGGTTTCGAGGACAGTCGAAATCGCTAAAACCAGCTCCCATGGTTATGCGGATTTGATCGTCAAAACCCAGCAAACAAATACGATCAGTGTGGGAGAAGGGGATGCCTGCGAAGATAAAACCAGTGTCAGCAGCCCTGAACTGACAACCCTTCGCTACGACGGAAAATCGTACGTCTTGCCTAAAGGTTTCCAGGCCATCGAGTGATACAGAACCAACGCGACTTTTATCAAGGAAGAACAATGCTCACCCCGACTCGACTTCTCATCGCCCTCGGCTTTCTGGCCGTCACCACTCAGGCCCACGCCGCCTGTGAGATAAAGAAATTTGACGGTCACTCCCTGTCACGCTGCAAAGTGTGGCCGGCCTTCCCGGACAAGGCGATCTCGGCAAAATCCACATTCGTGTCCGACTCCGAAGGTGATCACGACGGCGTGTTCGATCTGGAGTTGTCGCTCCTCAACGCCGCGAATGCCAAGCCGTTGGCGACTTACGCCAAGCCTGGAGCCTACAACTCCGATGCCATCCGTTTCGAGGACCTGACCATCGACACGGCTCGCTACCGCCTGGCGTCCGACGTTCGCGCATTTGGCCTGCGTACGAAGTTTGCCGATCAGCTTTCTCGGGCCAACCCGTACGCGAAAACCGATCTGGCTCTGTATGTGCGCGAAGGCAGCAAGTTGCGCCCGGTGCTGGAAGGGCTGGTCATTCGCAAGGAATTTGGTGAGGGTGGCGGTGAGTGCGATACCAAAGACACGAAAATCCTCAGGACCGTGGAAATCGGCCCATCCAGCCATAATGGCTTCGCTGACCTGATCGTTTCCTCAAGTGGTGTGGTGTACACCTCGACCCAGTCAGGCAAAGAGTGCGTTTCCAAAACCACCGACCTGAAAAACACCCAAATCACCCTGACCTACGACGGCAAGCAATACCCCATCCCCGAAGACCTGCGAGGTTACTGACCGATGCTCACCGGCCTCAACCACCTGACCCTCGCCGTCAGCGACCTGGATCGCAGCCTTGCGTTCTATCGCGACGTCCTCAAGCTGCGAGTCGAGGCCACGTGGGATGCCGGTGCCTACCTGTCTCTCCCGGGCCTGTGGTTGTGCCTGTCCCTCGATGTGCAACGCCAACCCGAGCCTGCCGCCGACTACACCCATTACGCCTTCAGCCTCGATGCAGCGGACTTTCCACGGTTCGTGCAAAAGCTTCGCGCCGCGAACGTGCAGGAATGGCGCGACAACCGCAGCGAAGGTGCGTCGTTCTACTTCCTCGACCCGGACGGACACAAGCTCGAAGCGCATGTCGGCGATCTGGCCTCGCGACTGGCCGCGTGTCGGCAAAAGCCCTACGCGGGGATGCGTTTTTTCAACGAGTCGTGAATATTCACAAACCGCTGGGATAGACTGGCGGCCACGTTTTCCGGCGCTTGCAGGTATTCCATGACTCCATCGTTGCTTATGGCCGTGCTGGCCTCGGGTTTCATCTACGGCATCACGCCGGGGCCGGGTGTGCTGGCGGTGTTCGGCATTGGTGCCGCGCGCGGTCGTCGGGCCGGGGCGGGATTCCTGTGCGGGCATCTGCTGGGCGATGTGATCTGGTGCAGCACCGCGCTGATCGCGATTGTCGGCGCCCGGGAAATCGGCAGCACCGCATTCGATGTGCTCGGCGTACTCAGCGGTCTGTACCTGTTCTGGCTCGGCTGGCGTGCGGTGCGGGCCAAACGGAGCAACGGCGAGCAGCCCCAGGG
This genomic window from Pseudomonas kribbensis contains:
- a CDS encoding DUF4917 family protein; the protein is MTDFLDVDATLEDWNALRATTDFRGLLVGNGASRAVWDDFGYDSLFENARTVEEKPLSPSELSVFDAMQTRSFEQVLGALKTTSRVNKALAVSSAAPRNRYYAIKEALINAVHDLHIPWRLVEASTLTILNRELASYRTVFTTNYDLLNYWALQHRGEAIDDLFNGPDASFDLCESHTEKPRLLYLHGGLHLVRNQDGSARKLTATEGTLLGSFAINNTLKTLDDVPLFVNEGPSADKLKTIRSSDYLSFCYDQLLEHGDSLCIFGHALGEQDSHIVRALRLAKPKTVAISIYPRSAAFIQHQKRHYAKVFEGTGAELRFFDSKSHALGNPKLSVPVEV
- the yiaY gene encoding L-threonine dehydrogenase, encoding MSSTFFIPAVNIMGSGCLDEAMNAIRNYGFRKALIVTDAGLAKAGVATMIAEKLAMQDIDSVIFDGAKPNPSIANVEAGLALLKDSRCDFVVSLGGGSPHDCAKGIALCATNGGQIRDYEGVDQSAKPQLPLIAINTTAGTASEMTRFCIITDETRHVKMAIVDRNVTPLLSVNDPALMVAMPKSLTAATGMDALTHAIEAYVSTAANPITDACALKAMTLISNNLRLAVRDGSDLAARENMAYAQFLAGMAFNNASLGYVHAMAHQLGGFYDLPHGVCNAVLLPHVQTFNALVCADRLTDVAHAMGADIRGFSPEEGAKAAIDAIRCLAKDVDIPGGLRDLGAKCTDIPVLAANALKDACGFTNPRAADQRQIEEIFRSAF
- a CDS encoding MFS transporter is translated as MNPGLILLITCSTVFLAQLGMSIYLPALPQIAGHLQVDATQVAWGLSLYLIGMALPMLLWGSLAQRVGRKPVLLAALGIYGLANLALPLGSTLESFLLLRLLQGIGASGISVMARVLIRDSFRGDLLAKALSWISISFVVALGIGQYAGSLIQVTLGWQAIFYLLGAVSLLMAAIVSRLNFPKLVEAPATVSPWAVYGTILTHRAFLLPALAGGLGYGVIIAFNSAAPLILQGPFGWSTTDYGLLGWPISAAYFLGALAVNRFVLRTGQHRLMALGVGLVMAGSGVMLAGSLLASSVAWLLWLPYCGAVFGQSLNYPISLSRANDGAPIAGAYAMALSGFIHQLMAALIGAVASLLAGPHAWPLSLLCCFLAAGAVLCTRFTPDRPSA
- a CDS encoding aminotransferase class I/II-fold pyridoxal phosphate-dependent enzyme, coding for MNHSPESANTFSNYRKVIALADHDWEAAEAGKIAALNVEVKGCNQLLDQHGRRFHHFCTTSYLGLDHHPALLEGAIAALRETGTLRVANSKNRCKLALLDRYESELSQLFGAVCLSTLSCSAASAGILPQLASGVFTQGRPPVMVFDRLAHYSMNHLKASCADETQVLTCPHNDMDFLESVCQRHTTVAYIADGAYSMGGVANLDGLLYLKERYGLFLYLDDSHALSAVGSNGAGLVRPRMPALDEDCLIVASLAKSFGASGGLVMLGNERQRKLIQRYGGPSNWSQSLNCAAIGAGLASIQLHRSAELRALQIQLQANIRLFDSLVSTEQHGSPMAIRLINCGEAALATRIAIELAEHGFFTSAVFFPVVAQGKAAIRVTLRADMESTLIHQFCDLITGLLLTHGGHRDR
- a CDS encoding LysR family transcriptional regulator, with amino-acid sequence MLQKNLTRRLDLITLQLFVAVHEEGTLTRAAAREAIAVSAASKRLMELEEALGISLFVRQAKGMILTPAGETLLHHARQMLFNVEKMGLELGEHSHGVRGYVRMLANLSAIIQFLPEDLRAFTAQHPQVKTDLEERPSAGVIQGVLDGVADLGICSCDSDVKSLQSVHYRRDKLMVVMLPAHPLAGRESVAFSETLDSDYVGLHAASSINMRTHAAARQAGKVLRIRIHVPGFDAMCRMVQANMGIGILPQRAYELFGRALGLQAVPLTDDWSDRDLIVVVRDEAGLSPVSRLLFEHLRADT
- a CDS encoding CaiB/BaiF CoA transferase family protein encodes the protein MTAPLSAIKVIEIGTLIAAPFAARMLAEFGADVIKIEAMGQGDPLRKWRKLHEGTSLWWYLQSRNKKSLALNLKSAEGIELVKQLASDADVIVENLRPGALEKLGLGWDVLHALNPNLTLVRISGYGQTGPYRDRPGFGAIGEAMGGIRYTTGTPGSPPARVGVSLGDSLASLHAVIGALMSLLRVKTGQGGGQIVDVSLAESVFNVMESLVPEYDMLGHIRERSGGALPGIAPSNTYLTADGAYVVIAGNSDPIYRRLMQVIGRDDLADAEEFAHNDGRAAKSGLLDAAITHWTSSLPIDDVLAALEVAEVPAGRIYSVADIVADPHYQARDMLLDAELPGGTTVKMPGIVPKLSETPGTVNWSGPGLGQHTDAILAGLGLSAADIDRLKKQGVVQ
- a CDS encoding hydroxymethylglutaryl-CoA lyase; the protein is MISDYSQALIVQEVSPRDGLQIEPTWVETEDKITLINQLSQAGFSRIEAGSFVSPKAIPALRDGEQVFKGIQRQSGVIYVALIPNLKGAQRALEAEADELNLVMSASQTHNLANMRMRCEASLAAFGEIVSFVSGSGVRLNGSIATTFGCPFEGVIDEDRVLQIVEAYQALGIQGITLADTTGMANPRQVDRLVRRVLQRVPAQDLTLHFHNTRGLGLCNVLAAYEAGARRFDAALGGLGGCPFAPGASGNICTEDLVNLCDEMGIHTGIDLPLLLKLSRGLPALLGHEVPGQLAKAGRNCDLHPLPT